One Primulina tabacum isolate GXHZ01 chromosome 10, ASM2559414v2, whole genome shotgun sequence DNA segment encodes these proteins:
- the LOC142504998 gene encoding uncharacterized protein LOC142504998 yields the protein MARGNQVPIPSPATSSNNSGGRMSFEDSSSPFFLQNGDHPGLVLVSHLLTGNNYNTWNRAMSMALTAKNKFSFIDGTQLRPSSSDLLYAAWVRCNSMVISWILNSVSREIADNLLYISTAYEIWNDLRDRFHQSNAPRVFQIKKLLTGLHQGSMDISSYYTRMRTLWDELKDFQPIYVCQCGSIKEWMDYHNQECVMQFLMGLNESYAQIRAQILMMEPLPVISKTFSLVVQEERQRSIHHDVSAIPGQSLVFNTSNAAAVRGAPTVKGSTFDRRICSHCHFPNHTVDNCPDDVLSPVGENLKPDHCRQLIAFLRSQLQLGDNNTLVSQHQPDITPCFTGTSSLSNDHAPILSLSWIIDTGATHHIYCSLRLFHDSKPFYSSVTLPNNSKVSVTHIGTVRLSSELILKDVLYVPHFNFNLMSIISLTKQIPCSVSFLPDSCQIQVLKQNKMIAMGRRMGDLYILCQFPAPASLCNASFSKSQIWHYRFGHASFPKLSVLGKILSINPINNTDMLNSWFISTTFDSPVINSNNEVAARPHRNSTKPAWLSDYHCYATTSSSSSSTFHPLSSVLSMHKLSSSYQVLVNNISSIVEPDTFSQAVMKPEWRIAMDAELQALESNRTWSIVSLPHGKSIVGCRWVYKAKFRADGSLERYKARLVAKGYTQQEGVDYFETFSPVAKIVTIRTLLALAAIRGWSLIQLDVNNAFLHGDLVEEVYMALHPGYHRQKEDLPVDAVCKLHKSLYGLKQASRQWFSKFLSTLLTIGFRQSHADSSLFTRSRGDIFLALLVYVDDIVIATNNEKEALDLKIFLDSHFKLKDLGSLKYFLGIEVARSSRGISICQRHYALQLLTEAGLLGCKPRTTPLDANLKLNNEDGDLLDDPSVYRKLMGKLLYLTITRPDLAYSVNKLSQFVSKPRHSHLQAVYSVLKYVKRTVGQGLFYGKSTSFKLSFFSDSDWAACSDTQRSVSGYCVLLGESLVSWKSKKQQTVSRSSAEAEYRSMANATCEVIWFLTESPPVISEGDTDSQQRTDVDAWNHIDFLCKDYILNGLDDMLYNVYCSVKRSKELWDSLEKKYKSEDAGVKKFVVGRFLDFKMVDTKSVISQVQEIQIIIHDLLAEGMEINELFQVAAITEKFPSMWKDFKKYLKHKRKELKLEDLIVRLRIEEDTRNSEPK from the exons ATGGCGAGAGGGAATCAAGTGCCAATTCCGTCTCCAGCTACAAGCTCGAACAATTCAGGTGGTCGGATGTCCTTTGAAGATTCGAGCAGTCCGTTTTTTCTGCAGAATGGCGATCATCCTGGTTTGGTCTTGGTTTCTCACCTTCTTACAGGTAACAACTATAATACCTGGAATCGAGCGATGTCAATGGCCTTGACAGCTAAAAACAAGTTTTCGTTTATTGATGGTACACAATTACGCCCGTCATCTAGTGATTTGTTGTATGCTGCTTGGGTTCGTTGTAATAGCATGGTAATCTCGTGGATTTTGAACTCTGTTAGTCGAGAAATTGCGGACAACTTATTGTACATATCCACAGCATATGAAATTTGGAATGATTTGAGAGATAGATTTCATCAGAGTAATGCCCCAAGAGTTTTTCAAATTAAGAAGCTCTTGACTGGACTACATCAAGGATCAATGGATATTAGCTCCTATTATACTAGAATGCGAACTTTATGGGatgaattgaaggattttcagCCAATTTATGTCTGTCAATGTGGATCGATAAAGGAATGGATGGATTATCACAATCAGGAATGTGTGATGCAGTTTTTAATGGGTTTAAATGAGTCATATGCTCAGATTCGTGCTCAAATTTTGATGATGGAACCACTGCCAGTGATTTCGAAGACTTTCTCTTTGGTGGTTCAGGAAGAAAGGCAGAGGTCTATACACCATGATGTTTCTGCGATTCCTGGTCAATCATTGGTCTTCAATACCTCGAATGCTGCTGCTGTGAGAGGTGCCCCTACTGTTAAGGGAAGCACATTTGATAGGCGTATTTGTTCACATTGCCACTTTCCCAATCACACTGTCGACAA CTGTCCTGATGACGTACTGTCCCCAGTTGGTGAGAATCTGAAACCAGACCATTGCCGACAGCTGATTGCTTTCTTAAGATCGCAACTTCAGCTTGGTGACAACAACACTTTGGTTTCACAGCACCAACCTGATATTACACCTTGTTTCACCGGTACATCCTCATTATCCAATGATCATGCCCCTATTCTTTCTTTGTCTTGGATCATAGACACGGGCGCCACACACCATATTTATTGTTCCTTGAGGTTATTCCACGACTCCAAACCGTTCTATTCTAGTGTCACATTGCCTAATAATTCGAAAGTCTCTGTTACACATATAGGTACAGTTAGGTTGTCCAGTGAGTTAATCTTGAAAGATGTTCTCTATGTTCCCCATTTTAATTTTAACTTGATGTCCATTATTTCATTAACCAAGCAAATTCCTTGCTCAGTTTCTTTTCTTCCCGATTCTTGTCAAATTCAGGTTCTTAAACAGAACAAGATGATTGCGATGGGTAGAAGAATGGGTGATCTATACATTCTGTGCCAATTTCCAGCTCCTGCTTCACTTTGTAATGCTTCCTTTTCCAAGTCTCAAATTTGGCATTATAGATTCGGACATGCTTCTTTTCCCAAGTTGTCTGTTTTGGGAAAGATTTTGAGCATTAATCCCATCAATAATACTGATATGTTGAACT CTTGGTTTATCTCCACAACCTTTGATTCCCCGGTTATAAACTCCAATAATGAGGTTGCTGCCCGTCCACATCGAAATTCAACCAAACCTGCATGGTTGAGTGATTATCATTGCTATGCTACTACATCCTCTTCTTCATCCTCCACTTTTCACCCTTTATCTTCTGTCCTTAGTATGCATAAGCTTTCCAGTTCTTACCAAGTTCTTGTTAATAATATCTCTTCCATTGTTGAGCCAGACACTTTCTCCCAAGCTGTTATGAAACCAGAGTGGCGCATAGCCATGGATGCTGAATTGCAAGCTCTAGAAAGTAATCGAACTTGGTCTATTGTTTCTTTGCCACATGGCAAGAGTATTGTAGGATGTCGTTGGGTGTATAAAGCCAAATTTCGAGCTGATGGTTCACTAGAAAGGTACAAAGCTCGATTGGTTGCTAAGGGATACACACAACAAGAGGGGGTGGACTATTTTGAAACATTTTCACCCGTGGCCAAAATTGTAACGATCAGAACCTTGCTAGCATTGGCTGCAATTCGCGGATGGTCCCTTATCCAACTCGATGTAAATAATGCCTTCTTGCATGGTGATTTGGTTGAGGAGGTGTATATGGCACTACATCCAGGATATCACCGTCAAAAGGAAGATCTTCCCGTAGATGCAGTTTGTAAGTTGCATAAgtctttatatggtcttaagcaGGCCTCACGTCAATGGTTCTCCAAGTTTTTATCCACATTACTCACCATTGGTTTTCGTCAATCACATGCTGATAGTTCTTTGTTTACTCGATCAAGAGGTGAtatttttttagcattattagtctatgttgatgacattgttATTGCGACGAACAATGAAAAAGAAGCATTAGATTTGAAGATATTCTTGGATAGTCATTTTAAACTGAAGGACTTGGGCAGTTTGAAGTATTTTCTAGGGATCGAAGTTGCGAGATCTTCTCGTGGTATCTCCATTTGTCAACGACATTATGCTCTCCAGTTGCTTACTGAAGCAGGTCTCTTAGGATGCAAGCCTCGCACAACGCCTTTGGATGCCAACTTGAAACTCAATAATGAAGATGGTGACCTATTAGATGATCCTTCTGTTTACAGAAAGCTGATGGGGAAGCTCTTGTATTTGACCATCACAAGGCCGGACCTAGCTTATTCCGTTAACAAGTTAAGCCAATTTGTATCCAAGCCTCGACACTCACACTTACAGGCTGTCTATTCAGTGCTTAAATATGTAAAAAGAACGGTTGGTCAAGGTCTTTTTTATGGTAAGTCAACCTCATTTAAGCTTAGTTTCTTCTCTGATTCGGATTGGGCCGCCTGTTCAGATACTCAGCGTTCAGTTTCTGGTTATTGTGTTCTCCTTGGTGAGTCCTTGGTTTCTTGGAAGTCTAAGAAGCAACAAACCGTTTCCCGATCGTCTGCCGAAGCCGAATACAGGTCAATGGCCAATGCTACTTGTGAGGTGATTTG GTTTCTGACAGAGTCCCCTCCTGTCATCTCCGAAGGCGATACAGACTCGCAACAAAGGACTGATGTCGATGCGTGGAACCACATTGACTTCCTCTGCAAAGACTATATTTTAAACGGACTTGACGACATGCTTTACAATGTCTACTGCTCTGTCAAGAGATCCAAGGAGTTGTGGGACTCATTGGAGAAAAAGTACAAGTCAGAAGATGCAGGAGTCAAGAAGTTCGTAGTTGGTAGATTTCTGGACTTCAAAATGGTGGACACCAAATCTGTAATAAGCCAGGTAcaagaaattcaaattattattcATGATTTATTAGCAGAGGGGATGGAAATCAATGAACTATTCCAAGTGGCGGCTATTACTGAGAAGTTTCCATCAATGTGGAAAGACTTCAAGAAATACCTTAAGCACAAACGCAAGGAGTTAAAACTCGAAGATCTGATTGTGAGGCTTCGAATTGAGGAAGATACTCGAAACTCTGAGCCAAAATAG